A window of Chloroflexota bacterium genomic DNA:
TTGATTGCTGCAGGGAGGGTAAGGGTCAATGGAGAGACGGTCTCCACGCCTGGAAGCAAAGTGGACCCTGAACACGATCGCATTGAAGTGGATGGCAGGCTGATCACCTTGCCGCAGCAGCATATATATCTCATGCTCAACAAGCCTGTTGGCTATGTCTGCACAGTCCGCGACCCTCAAGGGCGCCCCACCATCGTGGATTTGATACCGCCCGGGAGACGCCTTTACCCCGTGGGTCGGTTGGACATGGAAAGCGAAGGCCTGGTGCTCCTGACCGATGATGGAGACCTGACACAACGGCTCACCCACCCAAGTTATGAGCATGAGAAAGAATATCACGTGTTGGTAGATGGAGAGCCCGGACCGCACACCCTACAGCGTCTGCGAGAGGGCATCCCATTGGAAGATGGCCTAACCTGGCCAGCGGATGTGACGGTACTGGGTCATGATTCTGAGGGAACTTGGTTGCGCTTTGTCATCCATGAAGGGCGGAAACGACAATTGCGCCGCATGTGCGAAGCAGTAGGGCATCCCGTGCGCAGGCTGGTCCGAGTGCGCATAGGGCCTCTGCAATTGGGGTCTCTGCCTCAAGGCCAGTATCGTGCACTGACGGAAGAAGAATGCACCATGCTCAGAAAAGCAGTCGGTTTAACGAAAAAGTGATGCAGCTTCCCATGATTCGTTGAGAATAGGCGCACTGTTTGATTCATCATCGTGTTATCAACATAGAGAGGTTCAATTGCCATATCCTGACATGATCGCCATAGACGGCCCGGCAGCAGCAGGGAAAAGCACGATCGGAGAACTGTTGGCCAAAGAATTGGGTTATTTGTATTTCGACACAGGCGTGATGTATCGCGCGGTGACCTGGGTGGCCTTGCAACGGGGCATCGATACCGCCGATGAGAAGGAGGTTACCGAGCTGGTAGAACAGATTCATATTGAAGTCACTCAGCCAACTGTCGCGGATGGGAGGCAGTACACGGTATACGTGGATGGGCGGGACGTAACATGGGACCTGCGCCGTACCGAGGTAGACCAGAACGTCTCGCCAGTGTCTGCATATCCTGGTGTGCGTGCAGCGCTAACTGTCCAGCAACGCCGCATTGGTCAGCGTGGAAAGGTGGTCATGGTGGGGCGTGACATTGGCACCGTTGTATTGCCCGATGCTCCGCTCAAAATCTACCTGGACGCTACATTGGAGGAGCGAGCTAGACGGCGGCACCTGGAGAACTTGCGGCGCGGTCAGAAGTCTTCTTATGCGAAGATTCTACGTGACATGCGCAGACGCGATAAGATAGACAGTGAGCGCGACACAGCTCCGCTGCGCCCTGCTGCAGACGCAGTGGTTATTGATACGACCAACCTAAGCATCGCCCAGGTGATGGAATTGGTGCGGAAACTAGTGAAAGAAAGGGATTCGTAATTAGGAGGATAAAGTGTTTCGTCGGATCGCCAATTTCGTCCTGTGCCTCCTCTTCAAACTGATTTTCAAAATAGAGTTCACAGGTATTGGCAATGTCCCAAAGCAGGGACCGTTCATCGCGATGATGAACCACATTTACTTTCTTGATCCGGTTCTGGTCAGCGCCCTATCTCCCCGCTTCATCGTCATCATGTCCAAGATAGAAAACTATCGCAATCCACTTTTTGCGCCCATCATGCGCTTGTATGGCACCTTTCCTGTGCGACGTGGCGAGCTGGATATGAGCGCAATCCGCACATCGTTACAAGTTTTGGAGCAGGGGCATGGCTTGCTGATGGCGCCAGAGGGAACCCGTAGCCGAACGCATACTTTGCAAGAGGGACGCGATGGCATGGCCTGGCTTGCCTTGCGTACCAATGCACCCATTGTGCCGGTAGCGCTAAGCGGCCAGGAACGGCTGGGGCACTATTTGAGGCGACTGCGCCGAACTCCTCTGCGCATCGTATTTGGTGAGCCATTCCGGTTCAGGACTGTAGAAGGCACACAGCGTCGTGAGCAACTGCATGCCATGACCAACGAAGCGATGTACCGTCTTGCTGCGTTATTGCCGCCTTCTTATCGCGGTATCTATCACAACCTAGAGCAGGCTACGCAGCAATTCATCGTTCCCTACCAAAGCGAGCAAGGGTAGCTCTTGTGAGGCACTCTTGGGGCGGCCAAATAGCCAAGGTGTTACCTGGTAGCTCAGCGGAAGCAGCGGGTCTACGTCCAGGAGACTGGCTTTTCTCCCTCAATGGCCACATCCTGCGCGATATAATTGATTACCGCTTTTACAGCGCGGAGGAAAGCCTGG
This region includes:
- a CDS encoding rRNA pseudouridine synthase: MERLHKFLARAGVTSRRKCEELIAAGRVRVNGETVSTPGSKVDPEHDRIEVDGRLITLPQQHIYLMLNKPVGYVCTVRDPQGRPTIVDLIPPGRRLYPVGRLDMESEGLVLLTDDGDLTQRLTHPSYEHEKEYHVLVDGEPGPHTLQRLREGIPLEDGLTWPADVTVLGHDSEGTWLRFVIHEGRKRQLRRMCEAVGHPVRRLVRVRIGPLQLGSLPQGQYRALTEEECTMLRKAVGLTKK
- a CDS encoding (d)CMP kinase, with product MIAIDGPAAAGKSTIGELLAKELGYLYFDTGVMYRAVTWVALQRGIDTADEKEVTELVEQIHIEVTQPTVADGRQYTVYVDGRDVTWDLRRTEVDQNVSPVSAYPGVRAALTVQQRRIGQRGKVVMVGRDIGTVVLPDAPLKIYLDATLEERARRRHLENLRRGQKSSYAKILRDMRRRDKIDSERDTAPLRPAADAVVIDTTNLSIAQVMELVRKLVKERDS
- a CDS encoding 1-acyl-sn-glycerol-3-phosphate acyltransferase encodes the protein MFRRIANFVLCLLFKLIFKIEFTGIGNVPKQGPFIAMMNHIYFLDPVLVSALSPRFIVIMSKIENYRNPLFAPIMRLYGTFPVRRGELDMSAIRTSLQVLEQGHGLLMAPEGTRSRTHTLQEGRDGMAWLALRTNAPIVPVALSGQERLGHYLRRLRRTPLRIVFGEPFRFRTVEGTQRREQLHAMTNEAMYRLAALLPPSYRGIYHNLEQATQQFIVPYQSEQG